The window tccctccctccctccctccctctctccctctctctctctctctcttctgtctttctctctctctctctcttctgcctttctctctctctctcttctgtctttctctctctctctctctctctctctctctctctctctctctctctctctctctctctctctctctctctctctctctctctctctctctctctctctgtctctctctctctgtctctctctctctctctctctctctctctctctctctctctctctctctctctctctctctctctctctctctctctctctctctctctctctctctctctcagacaaaaCCAAAATAACAGAATTAGATGAAAAGTAAAAGATGAATTGCGagtgcattagaaaaaaaaaaagtaaacagcaATCAATCTTTAACGTTGATGCCCACAATATTCCCTAATCaagtatatctctctgtctatctatctatttccccctctctctctttcccgaagGCGGCAACGAGGGCGGAATTGTAGCGGTGGTAGACGTCAGATTGGACGCCGCGTGCTCCGACGACGCCAACGACGTCTGTTGCGACAACGTGGTGCAAACGCCGATCCCGACGGAGGTGCCGACGGTGCAGCCGACGCAGAACACCGGCTGCGGGAGGAGGAACGAGCAGGGCGTCGTCGTGAACTTCAAAGGATTTACGGTGAGCTGGGCTTGGCagaccttttgtttttttttttttcttgttttctttctttctcctgagggagggaggaaaggatgaagagaaaggagggagggagggaaggaggaagggagggaaggagggagggagggaagaaggaagggaggaagttgaCTAAGTATAGAATGCTGGGTTCAGAGTATGAAGACCAAGCGTTTTTGGTCCTATTTACGacagcttgtatttttttttattctggcgTATGTATAGATAGTACTTAAAACAAGGTATATTTTTCTTTGAATGCGATTTTTAGACAGGCGGTGTCGGCCTATCTTCCTTTTGACCGCAAGTAATCAGTGCAGTGCTGTTTAGTGCTTAGGATATTTGCATGAGCGATGAAATGACCGACGTATATCATAATGAATGCTTTGAttgctgcatttttttcttttcttttccatcctttttttcaCTCGAAGCCGTCCAAAAAGAAAGGCATATTTCGGTTTTATTTCCTCTGTAGTAACCTCATTAAAATGCAACAAGCAGTGGCGTATGTCCCCCGTCCCCTTCTTTCTACcgattctcttcctcccccttctcactctcctctccccttttcccctcccgctctccctccttcacttccccctctcgccctcacaaattcctctcttcttttctcttttcttcctcatcctccctttccttctccctcttcctctcctttctcatgcCTCTTcaatctttccccttcttcccctcttctcccctccctcactcctttctcctctcgaCCCTCATATCCCTCTCATCCCTTAtcccgtcttctctcttcctcctccactctctctaccccttccaaTTCTCGCCTCCCCGTAcctcctcgttcctctcctcttttcctcatctccccatttctccattcttcttcttgttttctttcccccatttcccctctcccttctcccttctctttccccactcctcccctctctcctatttttctcctttcatcaacatcttccactcctctctttctcccctccccccttgccttcTCTGCCCTTATCTCTCTTatatcctcttctcttatcttccacCTCCTCACAATTCCCTCACTCtaacctctcccaccttccctctctcctctctcctctgtcatctctcctctctcctctgccatctctcttctctcctctctcttctcccctctcccacctccttcctcctacctcctctctcctcttcctcctcctctcgctcaccTTGACGGCAAGGGCTAATTTGTGGAGTTTCCCAGAATATTTCGTTTCGGTCTCTTCTAGGTAATAAAGTGTGGTGGAGGTGTTCTGGTGTCGTCTAAACGTAAGCGAAACGGAGCGAGGTATTGAGACATTGGAgatgtttttatgttttcttatagtttagtttttgtttacatgtgtgtctatgtcggtatcattttagtgtttgtgtgcttgcgtgagtccgtgtgtgtgtgtgtgtgtgtgtgtgtgtgtgtgtgtgtgggtgtgggtgtgtgtgtatgtgtgtgtgtgtgtgtgtgtgtgtgtgtgtgtgggtgtgtgtgtgggtgtgtgtgggtgtgtgtcgtgcgtgcgtgtgtgcgtgtgtgtgtgtgtgtgtgtgtgtgtgtgtgtgtgtgtgtgtgtgtgtgtgtgtgtgtgtgtgtgtgtgtgtgtgtgtacgtgcgtgcgtgcgtgtgtgtatgtatgtgtgtgcgtgagtgcgcatgcacgcatatgtatgcatttatatgtggtTGTTTTCTGATATCTTAAAATCCTAAATCCCGTGCCTCATCCTCCCCACAGGACCGCCAGGCCCAGTTCGGGGAATTCCCCTGGATGGCCGCGGTGATGCGGCAGGGGAGAACCAGCGTCCCAGAGTATGTGTGCGGAGGGTCGCTGGTTCACCCGCGTGTCATCCTCACCGTTGCTCATCACGTGCGCAGGTATAGTTGACCGTCTAGGCCGTCTgtactttattctttctttattgtacGAAGACTATTTGTGCTGTTGTTTTCTTCGTTATGATTAGCGAATGATGGTTGTTTGTAACGTTAGTATAAaggtcattattatgattaggacGCAGCGACTTTTTTTCTGATAAGAGTATGATTGTGTTATTTTAAGACTGGAATACCGCAGCTCTTCCTTAATAATAGATGACTGTGTTTTTAATGACTGGAGTATGgtgaccatgttttttttttttaataatcaaagTATGGagacaactttaaaaaaaaaaaaaaaggaatattagtTACTGAGCTATTTTATCATAACATGATTCCTTATTCTACATACTGAGAGTaaaacccatccatccacccttcaGCGAGGTCGCAGGGAACCTCATAGTCCGGCTGGGCGAGTGGGACTTCAAGAATCCCTCAGAGCCGATCCCCCACCAGGACATCCGTGTGAGCCGCATCATCCTTCACCCGCAGTACGTCCCCGGGGATCAGTACAACGACGTCGCACTCCTCCTGCTGACTGATGAAGCCGTGCTTGGGTCCACCGTTGGCACCATCTGCCTCCCGCCGCCGTCCCAGTCCTTCGACGGCGCTCGGTGCTTCAGCTCAGGATGGGGCAAGGACATCTTCGGCAACCAGGGGCGGTACCAGCAGGTGGGTGTCCAGGGTTTGGGAGAGATTTGTGTGCTCGTCTGGAATCTTTTTTATTGGATTATTGGCGAGTATGTTGCTAGAGGCTTTTAACTGTTTGCCTTGGCTGTGAGGTCTGTGACGCCTTCGTGTGGCGCATGGATATGTTGAAACTTTTATGCCTTGGTTATGGTATTTTGGCGCATAGGTGTACCGTCGAAGGCATTTCACGACGGCTGGTTTATCCCTTCAGATCCTGAAGTCTATCGATCTGCCAATGGTGAGGAACGATCAGTGCGAGCGAGCGCTGAAGACGAGTCCTCGCCTGAGTCCCAACTTCTTCCTGCACCCGTCCTTCGTGTGCGCCGGAGGAGAGCCCAATAAGGACGTCTGCACCGGCGACGGAGGATCCCCGTTGGTTTGCCCAATGCCGGGAGATCCCACGCGTTATGTCCAGGTTAGTTTCCCAGGATTTCttcgtagagagaaaaaaaaaaaacagatatacgtTCACGAAAAAAATATCTATGCTGTGCCATATTTGTTGATCACCTAAAGTGCAGTCGAATTACAAGtgcaagcaaaaaaagaaaatcaattgaTCTGACATCCTCATCACTAAGGGTTGAATCTAaagccgccccctccccccctcttgcaGGCTGGCGTCGTTGCGTGGGGCCTCGGGTGCGGGCAAGCCGGCATGCCAGGAGTATACGCGTCCGTGAGCCAAGCTTCTGAATGGATTAGGAGAACCATTCAGCAAAACACGGGATTCGACTTGAGGCTGGGGAAATGAGGAACTCTCCTACCCTGTTTTTACGTGTTCCTTATTCCGTATTTATTGCTTTTTTATATTCCAGCCTTCTCTTGCGTAATAATGAAGCGcttctcattattacttttttcttagtGTTATGTAtctacgttgttgtttttttctgtattcataATTTTTTGCTGTTTCTACTTTCTTTGGGGAAGTAAGAAACTGTCTGCTCGTACCCCTTActccttattcatttttttttcatatttctgtttagttttgttgtttttttttttaatgaagtaaGGACTTTAATCCTTTTTGCTTGCTTACACCTTCATTTTGGGGCTAAAAGAACTTTCTCTTGTTACTTTTAACTTCTTGatgaatttgttttatatatatatattttttttacttctttcgaTTCCCTTTTCTGCAATTTCGTAGGCTGACTTTcttcctttaatatatatatgtcaataaataaGCTCTCTGAATAGATAATTTCTAATCAGTAGATACAAGAAATCCACCTGTTAATCGCGTGTTTCTTAAGCGTTAATCGATGATCTCTGAGTTGAAAAATGCTGGGAATTTATCAACCTCTTTAGAGTGAATGCAACTTGTATGTACTTGACACGGATATCAGAAAGGTATATCtgttatgaaaaaaattaatattcAATGACAAACCCATTCATATATGCTGGTAAAACAACATACTGTGCGTTTATGTGTCAgttttatttactatatacattTTGTTATTCATAGTAATGTTTGTAACaaatgtttctgtgtctcttttcgTATTGTCTttctacaaacaaacacaaacatattgatatatacacacacacatgtacacacacatacacacacacacacacacacacacacacacatacacacacacacacatacacacacacacacacacacacacacacacacacacacacacacacacacacacacacacacacacacacacacacacgcacgtatatatatatatgttttctgtcATGATGTATGTTCCTGGGATtgttaagaattaaaaaaaaaaaaaagatgataatgataataataaagatatattataactCCATCTACACGTTAGTTATTTCAAGTTCCTACAAAATCTAATCAGACAATATTTTCTGATGAAACGGAATAAAAAACATAGATCACTGTTTTGGAattttatgatagtaataatggtttcACTGAAAAGACaagcataataacaaaaatgataaaaagaaaaataagaaaataaggataataacaatgctattaataaaacaacaatgatttagataatgacaattgtgataatcaataaaaacgataataacgaaATTATACCAAcagtaatagcgataacaataaaagaatgatgataataatgataatattatagggatgataaagataatagttataacaataataatgcaaagagCCCTACTGTTGTAACAAcaactgatagtaatgatgataataattattatcattattatcttttactatcatcctatattattatcatttttattatcattattattattattattattattattattattattattattgttattatcattataatgataatgatagtaacaatgctgTAAatcgtaattaataataatatatatatatgtatatatatatatatttatatattatatatatacacatatatacatatatgtgtttatgtatatatatatatatatatatatatatatatatatatattatataaatacacatatataaatatatgtgtttatgtatatatatatatatatatatatatatatatatatatatgtattatatatatatatatatataaatatgtattatatatatattatatatataaatatatatatatatatttatatatatattatatacataaatatatatatatatatatttatatatatatatatatatatatatatatatatatatgcatacacacacacacacacacatatatatatatatatatagatagatagatagatagatacacacacacacacacacacacacacacacacacacacactcacacactcacacactcactctcacacacacacacgcacacacacacacacacacaaacacacacacacacacacacacgcacacacacacacatatatatatatatatatatatatatatatatacctacatatatacacactcatgtatatgtgtatatatatgtatgtgtgtgtgtatttgcaaaaGCATCCTTATATCATTCCAACCGTACCACTGCCGTTCGAACCTTTCCATTACCATTCCCTGAATGTTCTAACTCTTGTTATCAAAGCTCACAGTTCGCTCCCGACCTAGCTGCAGTTCACATCGATTTGCAGGATTTTTTCGTTAAGCgcaagaatctaaaaaaaaaaaaggccgttCGCGCAGCCACTGATTGGCAATGGCAAGGAACGCTTGAGAACGGATGTGTAGAATGGGGGTTGCATGGTGAAATCATTCATTTCTATTCgtatatttttagtattttgCCAGTTTTACGTCCTTGGAAGCGAAACGTACCAAGCGAGGTGAAGTCGTATGCCAAAAGAGGAAAGTTTTGAGTAACCAATTTGAATACTCCAGTTCCCCGACTCCTGGATTAGAGCGGGGTTCGGGGAATTGTGGCCCAAGCGGGTTAAAACCGCTCTTCAGAACAGAGCAAATTTAACCTCCGCCTTTTACAGACGTTTCCCCTGAGCCTCGACCAAGGCGGGTCAGACCGGCCAAAGTCAAACGTTCGTCCAGTGACGCCGTCTCTCCTTG of the Penaeus chinensis breed Huanghai No. 1 chromosome 18, ASM1920278v2, whole genome shotgun sequence genome contains:
- the LOC125034603 gene encoding phenoloxidase-activating factor 2-like encodes the protein MAGLTAVTSFGREPKCALFTHRVAGLDADDSSMPQVVPPYMISGSRISYNLTCVIFTVNNGSTWQLPPTSELRKGRLASLIPDSRKSTSRACRIFFPGEAPAQRPQRARSQCQPALGPDMHRKSTTLPMWAAAILSLAGVMGVMGVPNRVSRQVIDTSNIPDDQFLCLLEGTCNVDPEPPSPRCTCVKWWNCKDVPRGNEGGIVAVVDVRLDAACSDDANDVCCDNVVQTPIPTEVPTVQPTQNTGCGRRNEQGVVVNFKGFTDRQAQFGEFPWMAAVMRQGRTSVPEYVCGGSLVHPRVILTVAHHVRSEVAGNLIVRLGEWDFKNPSEPIPHQDIRVSRIILHPQYVPGDQYNDVALLLLTDEAVLGSTVGTICLPPPSQSFDGARCFSSGWGKDIFGNQGRYQQILKSIDLPMVRNDQCERALKTSPRLSPNFFLHPSFVCAGGEPNKDVCTGDGGSPLVCPMPGDPTRYVQAGVVAWGLGCGQAGMPGVYASVSQASEWIRRTIQQNTGFDLRLGK